In Pyrus communis chromosome 1, drPyrComm1.1, whole genome shotgun sequence, the following are encoded in one genomic region:
- the LOC137732580 gene encoding probable disease resistance protein At5g66900 codes for MSLASPGIGALRTPFQTLFDAVKAAQQENKMFRRRLRVIKATLDSLQPLIIDIEKSSPEEGLQNFALQMEKGANLVHKCSKVALWRKHKYAKKLRQLDKSLRRLFDVLKLQGTRDARETLASLRMIEKVLSRVEESLEMKTNQPEIVTCSPRVPEAPSVTVGLDVPLKELKMKLLKDEKVSMLVLTAAGGCGKTTLARKFCQDQEVKDTFKNNIFFVNVSKKPSLDLIVHELYQQKGSEPPAFQNEVMVANCLQQFLKESRQNPLLFVLDDVWSGSESLLEKFDQLKFSNYKILVTSRFAFPRFGSPYRLASLSDEDAMILFHYSASLEDKNSYTYEDLSRKIIKRCKGCPLAIALVGRSLRGQPIEIWHKRVVEWCKGSSILDSDKELLACLQSSLDALDKEKPIIKECFLDLGSFPEDQRIAVAALIDMWAELYGLDEEILTIANLHELTTRSLANLVVTRHEREADGYYTEHFVTQHDMLRELAIHQASQGPLEHRERLYINICGDKLPKWLIEQKYEEIKARLLSISTDGAFSAKWPNMQVPEAEVLVLNFQTKNYALPEFMEKMDKLKVLILKNDGLLPAELDNFELLGSLSNLKRIRLEHISIPPISKVLKQLKSLQKISFFMCDIGQGFGQILDALPNLVELNMDYCHDLVQFPDNLCDLVHLKKLSITNCHKLSALPADVGKLVNLEVLRLRSCAELLKLPGSIRNLKVLKFLDISDCFSIKELPEDIGAMCSVEKINVSQCSRLEELPASVMDLEQLNEVICDEETKTLWEPFLPFLTNVHIKVIKEDINLNWLNKLPT; via the exons ATGTCTCTAGCTTCACCCGGAATAGGTGCTCTCAGAACGCCATTTCAAACGCTCTTTGACGCTGTAAAAGCAGCGCAGCAGGAGAATAAAATGTTCCGACGCCGCCTCCGAGTCATCAAAGCCACGCTAGACTCTCTACAACCACTCATCATAGACATCGAAAAATCTAGCCCCGAAGAGGGGCTGCAAAATTTTGCACTACAGATGGAGAAGGGGGCAAATCTTGTTCACAAGTGCAGCAAAGTTGCCCTGTGGAGAAAACACAAATACGCCAAAAAGCTTCGTCAACTGGACAAATCTCTTCGAAGATTGTTTGATGTGCTTAAACTGCAGGGTACGAGGGATGCGAGGGAGACGTTGGCTTCTCTCAGGATGATCGAGAAGGTGCTCTCTCGAGTAGAAGAGAGTTTGGAGATGAAAACTAATCAGCCTGAAATAGTTACATGTTCGCCTAGGGTGCCTGAAGCGCCATCGGTTACAGTCGGGTTGGATGTGCCGTTGAAGGAGTTGAAGATGAAGCTCCTCAAGGATGAAAAGGTGTCTATGCTTGTGCTGACTGCTGCTGGAGGGTGTGGGAAAACCACCTTGGCTAGAAAGTTTTGTCAGGATCAAGAAGTCAAAG ATACATTCAAGAACAACATCTTCTTTGTCAATGTCTCGAAGAAGCCCAGCTTGGACCTTATTGTACATGAACTGTATCAACAGAAGGGGTCCGAGCCGCCTGCTTTCCAAAACGAAGTCATGGTAGCTAACTGTTTGcaacaatttctgaaggaatcAAGACAAAATCCTCTATTGTTTGTGCTGGATGATGTTTGGTCGGGATCAGAGTCCCTTCTTGAGAAGTTTGATCAactaaagttttcaaattacaAGATTTTGGTCACATCTAGATTTGCATTTCCAAGATTCGGTTCTCCTTATCGTTTGGCATCATTGAGTGATGAAGATGCAATGATCCTTTTTCACTACTCGGCATCCTTGGAGGATAAGAACTCTTATACTTACGAAGATCTTTCGAGAAAG ATTATCAAGCGCTGTAAGGGATGCCCACTTGCCATTGCATTGGTCGGGAGATCACTTCGCGGCCAGCCTATCGAAATCTGGCACAAAAGAGTAGTGGAATGGTGCAAAGGTTCGTCTATTCTTGATTCTGACAAGGAATTGCTTGCTTGCCTCCAAAGCAGTTTAGATGCCTTGGATAAAGAAAAACCTATCATCAAGGAATGCTTCCTCGATCTAGGTTCTTTTCCGGAGGACCAAAGAATTGCTGTTGCCGCCCTCATTGATATGTGGGCAGAGTTATATGGTCTAGATGAAGAAATTCTGACCATTGCCAACCTGCACGAGCTTACCACCCGAAGTTTAGCTAATCTTGTTGTCACAAG GCATGAGAGGGAGGCGGATGGCTATTACACTGAACACTTTGTCACCCAGCACGACATGCTTAGAGAGTTGGCGATCCATCAGGCGAGTCAAGGCCCATTAGAACATAGGGAACGactatatataaacatatgtggGGACAAACTTCCTAAGTGGTTGATAGAACAAAAGTATGAAGAGATCAAGGCTCGACTATTATCTATCTCAACAG ATGGAGCCTTCTCAGCAAAATGGCCAAACATGCAAGTACCCGAAGCAGAGGTTCTAGTTCtgaattttcaaacaaaaaactatgCCTTACCTGAGTTTATGGAGAAAATGGATAAACTAAAGGTTCTAATACTAAAAAATGACGGCTTGTTACCTGCTGAACTAGATAATTTTGAACTACTTGGTTCGCTATCAAATCTTAAGAGAATTAGATTAGAACATATTTCAATTCCTCCCATAAGCAAGGTCCTTAAACAGTTGAAAAGCTTGCAAAAGATATCTTTTTTCATGTGTGATATCGGCCAAGGTTTCGGCCAAATTTTAGATGCACTGCCAAATCTAGTGGAATTGAACATGGATTATTGCCATGATCTGGTGCAATTTCCTGACAACCTTTGTGACCTTGTTCACCTTAAGAAACTTAGCATCACCAACTGTCATAAGCTATCTGCCTTGCCTGCAGACGTCGGAAAGCTAGTCAATCTTGAAGTGTTGAGGCTTAGGTCATGTGCAGAGTTGTTAAAGTTGCCAGGCTCGATTAGGAACcttaaagttttgaaatttctcGACATATCCGATTGCTTTAGCATAAAGGAGTTGCCCGAGGACATTGGTGCAATGTGCAGCGTGGAAAAGATCAACGTGAGCCAGTGTTCAAGACTGGAAGAGCTGCCTGCGTCTGTTATGGATCTTGAGCAGTTGAACGAAGTGATATGCGATGAAGAGACAAAAACTTTATGGGAACCCTTCTTACCATTTCTCACAAACGTACACATAAAGGTGATCAAAGAAGATATCAACCTAAATTGGCTCAACAAGCTTCCAACCTAA
- the LOC137736585 gene encoding probable disease resistance protein At5g66900, giving the protein MSVASVGMGALRTSFQMLFDAVKSVQEENTMFQHLLGDIKSTLDSLQPLIKDIEKYNSKEGLQNYAIQMEEGAKLVQKCSKVGVWRKHTYTKKLNQLDESLRRVFDVLKLQGMRDVRETLVSLKSIQTVLSRIEESLKMKNNQPEMVKCSSAVPEPPSVTVGLDLPLKELKMKLLQDEQVSMLVLTAGGGCGKTTLAQMFCQDQQVKDTFKNNIFFVNVSKKPNLDLIVHQLYQRKGSELPAFKNEVMAAYWLQQFLKESRQNPLLFVLDDVWSGSESLLEKFDQFKFSNCKILVTSRFAFPRFGYPYHLAPLNDEDAMALFHYSASLEDKSSYTYEDLSRKIIKRCKGCPLAIALVGRSLRGQPIEIWQKRVVEWCKGSSILDSDKDLLACLQSSLDALDNEKAIIKECFLDLGSFPEEQRIAAAALIDMWAELYGLDEEILTIANLHELSARSLATLVVARHEREANGYYTEHFVTQHDMLRELAIHQACQEPIEHRKRLFINIRGDKLPKWLTEQKYQAIKAQLLSISTDGALSGKWPNMQAPEAEVLVLNFQTKNYALPEFVEKMDKLKVLILKNYGLLPAELDNFELLGSLSNLKRIRLERISIPSIRKVLKQLKSLQKISFFMCDIGQGFVQILDALPNLVELNIDYCHDLVQLPANLCDLVHLKKLSITNCHKLSALPADIGKLVNLEVLRLRSCADLLELPGSIRNLKVLKFLDISDCFSIKELPEDIGAMCSMEKINVSQCSRLKELPASVMDLEQLNQVICDEETKTLWEPFLPFLTNIRIKVIKEDINLNWLNKLPS; this is encoded by the exons ATGTCTGTGGCTTCAGTCGGAATGGGTGCTCTGAGAACGTCATTTCAAATGCTGTTTGATGCTGTAAAATCAGTGCAGGAGGAGAATACAATGTTCCAACACCTCCTCGGAGACATCAAATCCACACTGGACTCTCTACAACCACTCATCAAAGACATCGAAAAGTATAACTCCAAGGAGGGACTGCAAAATTATGCAATACAGATGGAGGAAGGAGCAAAGCTTGTTCAAAAGTGCAGCAAAGTTGGCGTCTGGAGAAAACACACATACACCAAGAAGCTTAATCAACTGGACGAATCTCTCCGAAGAGTGTTTGATGTGCTTAAACTGCAGGGTATGAGGGATGTGAGGGAGACGTTGGTTTCTTTGAAGAGTATCCAGACGGTGCTCTCTCGAATAGAGGAGAGTTTGAAGATGAAAAATAATCAGCCTGAAATGGTTAAATGTTCGTCTGCGGTGCCTGAACCGCCATCGGTTACAGTCGGGTTGGATTTGCCGTTGAAGGAGTTGAAGATGAAGCTCCTTCAGGATGAACAGGTGTCTATGCTTGTGCTGACTGCTGGTGGAGGATGTGGGAAAACCACCTTGGCTCAAATGTTCTGTCAGGATCAACAAGTCAAAG ATACATTCAAGAACAACATCTTCTTTGTCAATGTCTCGAAAAAGCCCAACTTGGACCTTATTGTACACCAACTATATCAACGGAAGGGGTCCGAGCTGCCTGCTTTCAAAAACGAAGTCATGGCAGCTTACTGGTTGcaacaatttctgaaggaatcAAGACAAAATCCTCTACTGTTTGTCCTGGATGATGTTTGGTCAGGATCAGAGTCCCTTCTTGAGAAGTTTGATCAATTCAAGTTTTCAAATTGCAAGATTTTGGTCACATCAAGATTTGCATTTCCAAGATTCGGTTATCCTTATCATTTGGCACCATTGAATGATGAAGATGCAATGGCTCTTTTTCACTATTCTGCATCCTTGGAGGATAAGAGCTCTTATACTTACGAAGATCTTTCGAGAAAG ATTATCAAGCGCTGTAAGGGATGCCCACTTGCCATTGCATTGGTTGGGAGATCACTTCGCGGCCAGCCTATAGAAATCTGGCAGAAAAGAGTAGTGGAATGGTGCAAAGGTTCATCTATTCTTGATTCTGACAAGGATTTACTTGCTTGCCTCCAAAGCAGCTTAGATGCCTTGGATAACGAAAAGGCTATCATCAAGGAATGTTTCCTCGATCTAGGTTCTTTTCCGGAGGAGCAAAGAATTGCTGCTGCCGCTCTCATTGATATGTGGGCTGAGTTATATGGTCTAGATGAAGAAATTCTGACCATTGCCAACCTTCACGAGCTCAGTGCCCGAAGTTTAGCTACTCTTGTTGTCGCAAG GCATGAGAGGGAGGCGAATGGCTACTACACTGAACACTTTGTCACCCAGCACGACATGCTTAGAGAGTTGGCGATCCATCAGGCGTGTCAAGAACCAATAGAACATAGGAAACGTCTATTTATAAACATACGCGGGGACAAACTTCCTAAGTGGTTGACAGAACAAAAGTATCAAGCGATCAAGGCTCAACTGTTATCTATCTCAACAG ATGGAGCCTTGTCAGGAAAATGGCCAAACATGCAAGCACCTGAAGCAGAGGTTCTAGTTCTgaattttcaaacaaagaactaTGCCTTACCTGAGTTTGTGGAGAAAATGGATAAACTAAAGGTTCTAATACTAAAAAATTATGGTTTGTTACCTGCTGAACTAGATAATTTTGAACTACTTGGTTCGTTATCAAATCTTAAGAGAATTAGATTAGAACGTATTTCAATTCCTTCCATAAGAAAGGTCCTCAAACAGTTGAAAAGTTTGCAAAAGATATCTTTTTTCATGTGTGATATTGGCCAAGGTTTCGTCCAAATTTTAGATGCTCTGCCAAATCTAGTGGAATTGAACATAGATTATTGCCATGATCTGGTGCAACTTCCTGCCAACCTTTGTGACCTTGTTCACCTTAAGAAGCTTAGCATCACCAACTGTCATAAGCTATCTGCCTTGCCTGCAGACATCGGAAAGCTTGTAAATCTAGAAGTGTTGAGGCTTAGGTCATGTGCAGACTTGTTAGAGTTGCCAGGCTCGATTAGGAACcttaaagttttgaaatttcttgACATATCCGATTGCTTTAGCATAAAGGAGTTGCCCGAGGACATTGGTGCAATGTGCAGCATGGAAAAGATCAACGTGAGCCAGTGTTCAAGACTGAAAGAGCTGCCTGCTTCTGTTATGGATCTTGAGCAGTTGAACCAAGTGATATGCGACGAGGAGACGAAAACTTTATGGGAACCCTTCTTACCATTTCTCACAAACATACGCATAAAGGTGATCAAAGAAGATATCAACCTAAATTGGCTCAACAAGCTTCCATCCTAA